The Oreochromis aureus strain Israel breed Guangdong linkage group 7, ZZ_aureus, whole genome shotgun sequence region ATTATCAAACTCCATTCGAGAACATCACGTACCATTAGAAAATAGATGATTGCTTTACATGGGCCTCTTTACACATACATAGATATTCCATTAAAAGAATGATTAGTTAGATAGCAATCACTTAATTAATCATTATTTCTACTTAACATCCATTTATGACTCTCTCAATCAGCTTTTCCTTctgaaaacatgacatttcaaAGTGATCTCCAACTTCTGAGCAGTCGTGTACGTCAAGTCCACGCACGCTCAGCTGTCTGTAGGCGGGTTGTGGATGCGTTGCTGTAGCAACTGTTTCTGTTTGTAGTCATGGAGATGCTAAACCCAATGCTGCTGCTTCAATATCTGACACAACCGACCTCACAATGgctgaaacaaaaacaggaatgtACGCTTTGTACTCAGAAACAAGAAGTCTGTAATCTGTACTAAATACAACGTAAATACTTTATGGAAATGTCTAAATGTACTTGTGTTGATGTAATGtggaattgtttttatttaatcacaATGCATATCAGTGTATATTGTAATAAAGTGGAAAATGAAATCCTGCTGTTTCCCTGTGATGTAATtagtgataaaaaaaatgtgcacaGGATCCAAAATGACAAAAGTCAGACCAATCTGTGTAACTGCATTTATTTAGAATATGACTTCTAACTGATAATATGACAGAACTCAGGCTACAGATCTGATCAGACACGTCAGTAtgatcatttaaaacaaatcccGTTTGTCGGAAATCCATGAGGTGCTTAGATTCTGGAGTTTTAATGTGATTCACAGCTTCCAAGCGTTTTTCATCATTAGTATAAAGTAGACGTCGCTGTCGATGGAGGCGCTGACACCACTGTAATAGTTCATAAACTCATCATGGGTCACCTGCCAAGTACAAGAAACCTGCTTTAATGACAGCTTTAATACATAGAGATCAGACACAACAGTGCATAAAAGTGTTACTATGAAGACAAACAGCAGAGATGAAGAGGAAGGGTCCAACTTTAATCAGTTCATTGGTTAGATCAGAATGAAACAGTGGTTGGTTTCATCTTGTGTGGCTTTaaagtttaaaaggaaaatgttaaaaaatgagGCGCCTCACCTGAttgacatccatccatccactcgtTCATCCAATCATCCATACAATTTAatctcttttttcttgtttaaaatgggaaaaaaagtgaCAAAGTAGGCCTATTTTGATTTGCTCAAAAAAttatagaaaaaacaaaaaaaaacctcaaatcAATATAAGGCAATAATCTCGAGGTGTTCTAATGtgtataaaaaaattaaataaagcaaaGTATGAGGGTAACATTTCTAACAGTTATGAAATTCCGTAAAAACAGTAAACACATTAAATTACAGTCACATGGCTCTTTAGGCAGAGGTCATGTGAATCTAACTGTAAATCTTTAAAGACAGATTTATGGATAGATTTGAAGTCATTTATGAAAGAGAGGAACTGTTACTTGGGGTATacttatttaataaataaagaataaaaagatttttaatttttcttcacCTTATTTTCCACATTCTCCAACATATGCATGATATTATGGTGTCAGATGTTCATGCtaaagtttaaaatataaaggTAATGATATGTAAAAGCACTGGGTGCTGAACCAAGGCAGACTTCACAAATcatccaatcagaagaaagttgattTAAAAGTAGGAGGAGCTAAAGCAGCTTGTTTCACACAGAGGTTGAACTGCAGACTGCATTAAGTCCCAGTATaagataaagaaggattattaaGTGTGAATCATGCAGAGCTGCTATGGCAGAGTGCAAGAATAATAATGTGGAACAGGAAATGATGAGAACTGATCACCTCTGAGCGAGTTTCATATCTGCATGGAAACAGCGCGGCCGTGTTTGTTTACACAGCAGTTTGTTTACATCCAgaaagtgaaagagaaaaagctGATTGGTTAGATCGAACCACAGTAAGAAGCCAGAGTGAAGCAGCCTGCAGCGCGTGGACTAACACACTAAATGAACGATTTCACTGCTGATTTTGTATGTTGTATGGTTCTTTGAGTCCATCTCATTGGAACACATTGAAAGTAAAACCATACAACATACCCTGCAGAACATTACCAGATTCCCCAGTGAGGAAATTTAATCACAGCTTTTCTACAATGGAAAACATCTCAAAATGGAAATACTCGCCGCCCTCCTACCACCACCCAAACATCACGGAGCTCGATTACCAGAACGGCGCTAACTCAGAGTTTCCAGGCATTTCTCATCATCACAATAAAGTAGACGTCTGTATCGATGGAGGCGCTCACACCAGCGTAATAATTCATAAACTCCTCCTGGGTCACCTTCAGAGAGGAGCATACAGCTTCATCAACGCTGAGGAAAGTTTCACACCTAAAGTCTGTTTCAGTGCAGGAGCTACTGGTCTGTGGGCCACAGTCACTGACCTCCACCCACACAGACACCGCCTGACTGGCATTCCTGTCAGAAGCTCGTTACCTTTCCGTCTTTGTCATACGGAGAGTCAAAGCTTTCCAAGAACGTCCTGAAGACCTGGTCCTCTGTCCACTCCCCGTTCTGGTACTTGGGGTGGTACTTGGCATTGTAAACACCCCGCAGGTCTTCGATGGTGATCACCCCGTCACCCGTTTTATCCAGCTTCCGAAACGCCTGCATGACCACCTCCTTCCGGGCCTTGGACATCGGTGGCTGCATTTAACAGAAGGGGAAGTTAAAGGAGTGAAGCTTCAGTTCAGTCCAGCTTACAGCACATCATTCAGTGGTTTGAAACAGACGATCGCTCACTGTAGATAAAAACAGTCGTGCCATGCAGGAGCCTTCACAACTATTTCTTATTCAGAGCAGCTGTCTGCCTGGAAACACGAGCACTGAAACCAGAGTTGTTAAAAACGTATGGAAGGAGGACTTTGAGGGTATTTTTTAGTTCTGGCTGACTGATGGGAGGCGATCCCATCTCATGCTCTCATCGTTGGTCTGATTTACCCTCAGAGTGATGAGGAACTCGTCGAAGTCTATGGTCCCGCTGCCGTCGCGGTCAAAGTGCTGAAACAGAGCTGTGGCCTCGTCCTTCTCCATCAGCACCCCGTAGTCGTTTAACCCCTTCATGAACTCCTTGAAGTCCAGCGAGCGGTTGTTGTTGTCGTCCATCACTCTGAAGGTCCTGACAAACAAAATCAGCGAATCAGACAGCAGCATTTCAGTTTTATAccatcaaaaagaaaaactttatttaaaaaaaactataactgTCTCTATGTCACTTAAAGTAAAGAAGTAGTAAACTGTAGTTTTAGTCCTGAGTCCCCTGATATTTGAGCTGCTTTAGAACTGACAAGCAGTTTCACTTCTGTCTTTACTGCTTTCATGTAGCTttagaaaacagaaacattaaagTTAAAGTAACTCTGAGTTTCCGTCAGTCAGCGCTGGATGAAGGATTCAGATCTGATGTCTGAAGTATGAATACTGTCATTACTGACTGCAGCTCACCAACTGATCTTATAAACCTTAAAAggctctttgtgtttttaaattatcATCCTCAGCTCAAACTGAAAGTACTCCAGTACTGCCGTGCTGGGAGTAAATGTGTGTATTACAGGACCTGAGGTTACTGCAGAGTGTACAGCTGAACATCAGCGGAGTAAAAACCACAAGAAGAGCAACAACACGACgaagacaaacacaacaacatccTGCAGCCGCGCCGACTCAGCGATGATCTGACAGGAAAACCTCAGCGTAAACATCGATGTGAGTTACTCTCATCTGACCCCGAAACCCGCCGCCACTGCATTAAAGGGACAAATCACAGCCCGGGAGAGGACCTACACTTCACTACATTTACTCCACTGCATTAAAGAATAACTGCGAATGTCTGCCTGAGTCATGAACCGATCTGAGGGAAGGGCCCAGAACAAATACAGACGACTGCAGATGGAAGTGACAAGCTTCGGTTGACTATAGAGGTCCCTATAGTTTCTGATCATGGAGAAAAGAGACCTGTGAAGGACTCTGAAGCAGtctgaaattaaaaacacaaatttaatttacttctaaagagaaaaaaaaatgtttctttaatgGTCCAGGGGTTTTACATTAGGGGGGCTAACCCAACAGAAGATTTAGCAGCTTCGCAGCAGGTTATCGTGTTTGTAGaagctgatgtttgttgttcagtttgaaaaaatggaaaaaggaaCGAGTGACTGGAGTCGTTTTTCAGCATGATGATGAAGCTCGGGCATCTTTACGTGTTTGTGAACTTTTAATCATTTTGATTCTGTTTCTTAACTCAGATTTTTTACATTGGTAAAAACATCTTTATAAACACagaatttccttttttaaaacgATGCAGGAACAACGGGCCCTGGACTGGAATGTTGGATGTGTGAGCACACGTGTGAAGTGGGCGGAGCTCACCTGCCCAAACCTTTGATCCCAGATGAGCCTCGAGTCAGACACTGCAGCCGGAGTCTCTCTATGGGGTCTGAACACTCGGACAGCTGCCGCTTGGCGTTCATCGCCATCTCTCTGTCGTGTCTCGATGTGCCCGCCATCCCTGACATCACACGGACCAATCAGGTTTCACTCTGACAGTTGATCTACGCCTTAACTCACCTACAGTGCACTGTGTGTGGCTGTCTGACCTCAGccagataaaatataaaatgttatatttaaaaaaaacttttaaacatCACCTCCTGGAGGTGTGACAGACGTCTCCTAAATCATGTTTAGACAAAGTGTCATCCTTTGAACCGCCATgaccagccaatcaggacgctcCAGAAAACCACATTCATGGTTGTTTTTCTATCCCTGTGATCATCTTCACTGTTTACTGTGTGCAGGACCAGACTTTAGATTGAGGACACCACCACACCTGACCCCCTATTAGCCCTGTCTACAGGCTCAGGTGTGTTTGGACATGAGGGCTGTGGTCAGATAGTCTGTTTTGATAACTGTTTCTTCATTTCTTTCGTATTTCTATGAAGATCATGTCACGGATCTGAGTATTGAACACTGAGATCGGTATTGTGGGACTCTTTCTTATTAATTCTTATTGATTATTATCCATCCTGTGTTTTGGTTTTAGTTGTGAGCTTGGCCATTTAGAGCTTTTAGTGTATTACATGTaagtttttctgtattttacttttccctgtgtttttctctgagCTGTCTGGATTTAGTTATTTTGTGTCTTGGACTTTGCATAAATTCTGCTTTGGACTTGATCAACCTAATATCAGTGCTTCATTGTCCATTATGAATTTCTCACATGCTGACAGCATATGAACCAGTGTGGCACATGAGGTCCTCAGAGTCTGCTGGTAATTTGCAGATAAGTGCAGGATGAAACTCTGTGAGGACACAACTTTCATCTTCCACTCTCTGAGCTGTTGGATCAGTTTGAACTGAGAACCTGCGAGCAGCAGGACGGGTCAAAAACTCTTCAGTCTGGATTTTTACTGAGTCTGTGTTATAAGCattatttcctttattttatttactgtgaTTTATCTTTACTGTA contains the following coding sequences:
- the capslb gene encoding calcyphosine-like b isoform X2 → MAGTSRHDREMAMNAKRQLSECSDPIERLRLQCLTRGSSGIKGLGRTFRVMDDNNNRSLDFKEFMKGLNDYGVLMEKDEATALFQHFDRDGSGTIDFDEFLITLRPPMSKARKEVVMQAFRKLDKTGDGVITIEDLRGVYNAKYHPKYQNGEWTEDQVFRTFLESFDSPYDKDGKVTHDEFMNYYSGVSASIDSDVYFILMMKNAWKL
- the capslb gene encoding calcyphosine-like b isoform X1, which encodes MAGTSRHDREMAMNAKRQLSECSDPIERLRLQCLTRGSSGIKGLGRTFRVMDDNNNRSLDFKEFMKGLNDYGVLMEKDEATALFQHFDRDGSGTIDFDEFLITLRPPMSKARKEVVMQAFRKLDKTGDGVITIEDLRGVYNAKYHPKYQNGEWTEDQVFRTFLESFDSPYDKDGKVTQEEFMNYYAGVSASIDTDVYFIVMMRNAWKL